A region from the Catellatospora sp. TT07R-123 genome encodes:
- a CDS encoding serine/threonine-protein kinase, translated as MTEPERPSELDETLLDEGRARLFPPRYRAESEATLLDAGRHRQAAPPVDWPGDGTLPEPLAQRYERLRELPVPASQADLYLVRRRSDGAEAVLKHYHAPRTPHPDLVAHLTGTQHHTIRFLEFGPGYEIMEYARGGTLLRPKEAAPGGFTLPELHAIVQQLASALISLHRLGLLHRDVKPANVLLRSAAPLDVALADFGLAGPVGETVPQERLNPAYQPPESVLRGRITQAADWWGLGMTIRELASGDRCFDGLEAEDIKDHFTASRLIDVSVVPDDRLRGLCQGLLCPDERQRWGAGKVGEWLVGRDPSPPAAGAGRRPHTPAPGAATQPFGFRGVLYHHRDELAAAMATEWNYAVDFLLARSGLEMLRVWLDEFTDDEGATARQGVDTLRQDPGPSRHVLLLRVLRLLDPGFPAVFRNHSMSRQHLLALAHQALRNEGDAASVLGELWRERLLPSFDPAATGAAGTGGGEALTDLDQQWQQQHDRWLAGAGTVSDPEARQVLQRLADGSGALAYSLLAALNQPDAVEAAHEAVRATLAGLPERLPWFRDLAADPDLVWVALPLCGHAKSRAQTLADHREAQERAQQQQRMASAYREWSRRQNRPVALGWAVAGVCLIAVCCVVLIVASDRVGWVGDRAVDLAWIGAATCLGVTLVAECLLAAEVGGRFHARYSVPGAAGIALQPLGRWMQRAPLPAAGVILAVLAGLVLGALRYPEAVGISAMVLHLGWVVHRWRDWRTRTAAEDAAVADQGAGFAPAHES; from the coding sequence ATGACGGAGCCCGAGCGACCGTCGGAACTCGACGAGACACTCCTGGACGAGGGCCGGGCGAGGCTCTTCCCGCCGCGCTACCGCGCCGAGTCCGAGGCGACCCTGCTGGACGCGGGGCGGCACCGGCAGGCCGCGCCGCCGGTGGACTGGCCCGGCGACGGCACCCTGCCCGAACCGCTCGCGCAGCGGTACGAGCGGCTCAGGGAGCTGCCCGTCCCGGCCAGCCAGGCCGACCTGTACCTGGTGCGCAGGCGCTCCGACGGGGCCGAGGCGGTGCTCAAGCACTACCACGCCCCGCGTACGCCGCACCCCGACCTGGTGGCACACCTGACCGGCACCCAGCACCACACCATCCGCTTCCTGGAGTTCGGGCCCGGCTACGAGATCATGGAGTACGCGCGCGGCGGCACCCTGCTGCGCCCGAAGGAGGCGGCTCCGGGCGGCTTCACCCTGCCCGAACTGCACGCGATCGTGCAGCAGCTCGCCTCGGCGCTCATCAGCCTGCACCGGCTGGGCCTGCTGCACCGCGACGTGAAGCCCGCCAACGTGCTGCTGCGCTCGGCCGCCCCGCTGGACGTGGCCCTCGCCGACTTCGGCCTCGCCGGTCCCGTCGGCGAGACCGTCCCGCAGGAGCGGCTCAACCCGGCATACCAGCCGCCGGAGTCCGTCCTGCGCGGACGGATCACGCAGGCCGCCGACTGGTGGGGGCTCGGGATGACCATCCGGGAGCTCGCCTCCGGCGACCGCTGCTTCGACGGTCTGGAAGCCGAGGACATCAAGGACCACTTCACCGCGTCCCGCCTGATCGACGTGTCCGTGGTCCCCGACGACCGGCTGCGCGGCCTGTGCCAGGGACTGCTGTGCCCCGACGAGCGGCAGCGCTGGGGCGCGGGGAAGGTGGGGGAGTGGCTCGTCGGCCGCGACCCGAGCCCGCCGGCCGCCGGGGCGGGGCGGCGCCCGCACACGCCCGCCCCGGGCGCCGCGACCCAGCCGTTCGGCTTCCGGGGGGTGCTCTACCACCACCGCGACGAGCTGGCGGCCGCGATGGCCACCGAGTGGAACTACGCGGTCGACTTCCTGCTGGCCCGCAGCGGCCTGGAGATGCTGCGGGTATGGCTGGACGAGTTCACCGACGACGAGGGCGCCACGGCCCGGCAGGGCGTCGACACGCTGCGCCAGGACCCCGGCCCGTCCCGGCACGTACTCCTGCTGCGCGTCCTGCGCCTGCTCGACCCCGGATTCCCGGCGGTGTTCCGCAACCACAGCATGTCCCGGCAGCACCTGCTCGCGCTCGCACACCAGGCCCTGCGCAACGAGGGCGACGCGGCGTCGGTGCTGGGCGAGCTCTGGCGCGAGCGGCTCCTGCCCTCGTTCGACCCGGCCGCGACCGGCGCCGCGGGAACGGGCGGCGGCGAGGCCCTCACCGACCTCGACCAGCAGTGGCAGCAGCAGCACGACCGCTGGCTGGCGGGGGCCGGCACGGTGTCCGACCCGGAGGCCCGCCAGGTCCTCCAGCGACTGGCAGACGGCTCCGGTGCGCTCGCCTACAGCCTCCTGGCGGCCCTGAACCAGCCGGACGCCGTCGAAGCGGCGCACGAGGCGGTGCGCGCGACCCTCGCCGGGCTGCCGGAGCGGCTGCCGTGGTTCCGCGACCTGGCCGCCGACCCGGACCTCGTCTGGGTGGCGCTGCCGCTGTGCGGCCACGCCAAGAGCCGCGCGCAGACCCTGGCCGACCATCGCGAGGCGCAGGAACGGGCGCAGCAGCAGCAGCGTATGGCCTCGGCCTACCGCGAGTGGTCCCGGCGGCAGAACCGCCCGGTCGCCCTCGGGTGGGCCGTCGCGGGGGTCTGCCTCATCGCCGTCTGCTGTGTCGTGCTCATCGTCGCCAGCGACCGGGTCGGCTGGGTCGGTGACCGCGCGGTGGACCTGGCCTGGATCGGCGCCGCCACCTGCCTCGGCGTGACACTCGTGGCCGAGTGCCTGCTCGCGGCGGAGGTGGGCGGGCGGTTCCACGCCCGCTACTCCGTCCCCGGCGCGGCCGGGATCGCGCTCCAGCCCCTGGGGCGCTGGATGCAGCGCGCGCCGCTGCCCGCCGCCGGCGTCATCCTCGCCGTCCTGGCCGGCCTCGTCCTGGGCGCGCTGCGGTATCCGGAGGCCGTCGGGATCAGCGCGATGGTCCTGCACCTGGGGTGGGTGGTCCACCGCTGGCGCGACTGGCGCACGCGCACCGCCGCCGAGGACGCCGCGGTCGCCGACCAGGGAGCCGGGTTCGCCCCGGCGCACGAGAGCTGA